The genomic DNA AAGACGTTATCATCATGGGCCCAATAACATAGGCTGAGACGGATGTTTGAACTCAAACATAAGAACTCGTAATTATTGGTATCCTGGAATCATGGCATTGCTCATGTATCAAATGTCTCCgtcaattaaattataaaaggcAAAAAGCGAACGTAGTttaaaccaggttaaatccaccattttctacatttgaaaatgcctgtacgaagtcaggaaaatgacagttcttgtccattcgtgtttgatgcgttttgttatttgattttgccatgtgattatggactttccgaatagattttcctcttagttcagtatttttgtgattttacttttcatcaTTGTTTTACTCGAAAACTAGTTTGAATATACGAACgtgatgaaagaaaaatataccagagggaatTGAATGATTTTAAGAAGAGTGAGACTGTGTATTGTACCATGCGATGCAAGAATTCCACGCAATGCATGCGCATATATATACTTCATCAAACATTTACGATATTTAATAGAGTTATATATCGGTACGTTTTCAGATCAAGACCGCGAAAATATGATTCTTTAGAGTTGAGACCCAGACACATTTTATCGGTCAAACAGTTCGTGATGGTAACCGTAAAACTTGTGTATATAGTGTCGATTTCGTCGTTCTGTCTCATTACACTGCTTTCAGTGTTTGTATTCAGGGTTTCAGTAATGAAGCAGATCTATGAAGGTTtatacatgaatatcaataatgtggtcattttaatagaTTTCCTGCTAcacaactttgaattttcgaaaagataaggattttcttatcgcaggcatagataaccttagccgtatttggcacaacattttggaattttggatcctcaatgctcttcaactttgtaattgtttggcttcatgaatattttgatatgagcgtcactgatgagtcttatgtagacgaaacgcgcgtctggcgtactaaattataatcctggtacctttgataactatatacagGGGTGAATTCAGTAAAAATCCCTCTTTGTCTTAAATGCAAATATGTGTCTAGAATTAAATTTATACATGAGATACCTTTAGAAATCAGAAGCTTCCATATATCATTCATTAAAGTATAAATCTTTTGCATCATTAAagcatagggtcatgcggcatttttgggcattttACAAACACTGTAGATTCGCACTTAAGGAGGCTcctgggtacaaaaattttagcaaaaaattaaacctttattttttcattacaaatttcattcattacataattagttgttactttatgatatggtacaaaaaacaacccacaaaaatgatttggtttggccccagatgactttaaaacttgaaaaagctccaaattatctccctttggtgcgaaaatgccattttttggccttaaatatgaaatatctttgttaactcatcggtgacctatattttttattattgttttcaaataagctgtacataaactaaattattgtaaaatttaagcgatttcttatattaggttatttttttatttcgatatttcctctttttctactattagttcaacagaaaaaaaggacattaacaaaaatgtatgctttttccagaggcagattttagcttaaataaacggtgaccccatttttttatttcatttttcttttaagtatatgataaagttcatttatgaaaaaatatagcgaaatcctatattagggaaaaaaaatcatttatacccaggagcccccttaattcttatttttttaaactctaGTTTTGATTCATCATTATCAAACATTTTCTACAAATCAGAGGAACACAGGACTTCAATGTTTTACAAAAAGCTCTCCCCCAAATGGATGGTCCCTAATAACGTATATTCATTTACTGAATTAGCCCCTATAAGGGACCTTTCTTCCTCATTTcctattgattttgtatttatcaattaatttatcCAATTTTTAAGTTCCAGTTTCAATGAAAGATTCATTATTGCTGAATGTGAATAGATAGAGGAAATTTTTGCCTTTTATGgaagtttttttattattacactGAATATACCCCAAAAAGGCAATAGTATATATTGTTACAAgttcttaatatttttgtttttttccccaTATACCCATGCTTCCTCCCACAGTATACTCAGTGCATCCTTGTTAGCCGCAAATTAACATAGAAAACCAgctatttacttgtttattttaataatcatgttgtttgtctttcttctACTAATTATATTTAGTCCCTTTGGTACCTTATTAACATTTACAACggatatgaaaaatatcataaaattgagaatggaaacggggaatgtgtcaaagagcagaaaacaatcCAAAGCTGCCAATGGTTCTTCAATACAGCAAGTAAAATGCCGCACCCTGAGAAGGGCTTcatctggcccctaaacaatatAAACGTGTTCTGGTTCAaagaaaatggacgtcacactaaactccgaaacatataaatgagaatttaaaaaaaaaacacacattcCGAGCATATATAGTATGCGAAACTAAAAAAGACACCAAGGAACACAATGAAAAACGATTAACCTGGAGATCAGCATACGATATTAAGTGATAGActtctattctttatttctatacttctattttaatcttaattataagaCCGGTAAAATATCATGTAAGTGCCATGCAATAGCTActgcctttatttaatttgatctgtgatattcattttacgatattggagatctaaagtttcttaaaaacaccgtagacacatcGGAATTGTCCGAGTCGATATCAGTGCACGCAGCCAAAACAAGCAATCACAGAAAAGCTACATGTATGGTACCGTTTGAATGTCATTCTAAATATACAAAAGCATACACGAATACAATTAGCGATAAAAACTAAGATCAACTGGCcgtggcatcaatatttaatgtttatgtagcttttgaaatgtaaaattaatacgtattatttctattgtatgtttgaaaaaatacctatatggtccaaatactcatatggtccggcccgttaacatccaaacgagtataatattcatatggtccgaccatacgcgtatggtcggaccatatgagtatacgcatatggtcatgaccatacgcgtatggtccaaatactcatatggtccggaacatctATACAGTTAAGACCTTAAATCGCCCCACGttgaaacagaaataaataaatttaacaaaagctGGAAAACATCTGCAATCAGTATCAACTGTtttcaaaaaagtattttttatatctagtCAATATATTAATCATTTGTTGCATGTTAACTGAGTGTATATTGCCTTTGTGGATGATGAATCGACTGTATAGCAACAGACTCACACACATCTGAATAAATACGGCTTTCATTACAAGGTGTGTACGTGCTCCTTTGCTCCAAGAGAGACATGAGCAAAAACGAATGAAATCAACCCTACTTAAGTATTACAgtcaccataaaaaaaaatagctggAGACACATACACCACACAGCTTGTCTTGCTACTTTTTTGAGTTTGTTCAGTTCcctcaattgttttgtttttacagtTATTTGAATCTTCTTATAGGTGTTTCGAGATTTAAACATCAGGAAACGATCTACAAAGCTGTTGATTTTAGACATGCACGTAAGCATGAATAAGATGAAGTTGTATAAGAGAGGCCAGAAatatcaaagggacattcaataaactcattagtcgaaaacaaactgacaatgccattgaaaaaaatgttaaaacgatcaaaagacaaacaacagtatacaaaagaCAAGTTGAACATGGAAAACCAAGGACTGTATGAGACACATGAAACCCAACAAAACCCCGGCTGtggtctcaggtgctctggTAAGGGAAGCATATCCTGCTTAACAAGTGCATCCTTCCTGTTGTTAATGTAAGTAAGCACCTCATGTTTTTGGTACAGGTTACATTCGGGGTAAAGAGTATGTGATTATGTTTGCAGTAATGAGAACAGATCAGTTGTCATCTCTGATAAAGATATTACGTAACATTCAATTAACTTTCTGTTTAAACTGAGACAGTATTTCTTAGTAATTGTCTATTAAAGCATGGGGGATATCTACATCAAAGCATGCAGGATATCTTCATCAAAGCATGGGGGATATCTACATCCAAGCATGGGGGATATCTATATCAAAGCATGGGGGATATCTACATTAAAGCATGGAAGATATCTACATCAAAGCATGGGGAATATCTACATCAAAGCATGGCGGATATCTACATCAAAGCATGGGGGAATATCTACATCAAAGCATGGGGGAATATTTATATCAAAGCATGGGGGGATATCTACATCAAAGCATGGGGGATATCTACATCAAAGCATGGGGGATATCTACATCAAAGCATGTAGGAATGTTTACATCAAAGCATGGGGGATATCTACATCAAAGCATGGGGGATATCTACATCAAAGCATGGGGAATATCTACATTAAAGCATGGAGGATATCTATATCAAAGCATGGGGGATATCTACATTTAAGCATGGAGGATATCAACATTAAAGCATGGAGGATATCTACATCAAAGCATGAAGAATATCTACATCAAAGCATGGAGGATATCTACATCAAAGCATGGGGGATATCTATATCAAAGCATGGGGGATATCTACATCAAAGCATGGGGGATATCTACATTAAAGCATGGAGGATATCTACATCAAAGCATGGGGAATATCTACATCAAAGCATGGAGGATATCTACATCAAAGCATGGGGGGATATCTACATCAAAGCATGGGGGATATCTACATTAAAGCATGGAGGACATCTACATCACAGCATGGAGGAATATTTACATCAAAGCATGGGGGATATCTACATCAAAGCATGGGGGAATATTTACATCAAAACATGGGGAATATCTACATCAAAGCATGCAGGATATCTATATCAAAGCATGGGGAATATCTACATCAAAGCATGGGGGATATCTACATCAAAGCATGGGGAATAACTACATCAAAGCATTGAGGATATCTACATCAAAGCATGGGGGATATCTACATCAAAGCATGGGGAATAACTACATCAAAGCATTGAGGATATCTACATCAAAGCATTGGGGATATCTACATCAAAGCATGGGGGAATATTAACATCAAAGCATGGGGGATATCTACATCAAAGCATGGGGGATATCTACATCAAAGCATGTAGGAATATTTACATCAAAGCATGGGGGATATCTACATCAAAGCATGGGGATATCTACATCAAAGCATGGGGGAATATTTACATCAAAGCATGGGGGATATCTACATCAAAGCATGGGGGATATCTACATCAAAGCATGGGGGATATCTACATCAAAGCATGTAGGAATATTTACATCAAAGCATAGGGGATATCTACATCAAAGCATGGGGATATCTACATTAAAGCATGGAGGAATATTTACATCAAAGCATGGGGGATATCTACATCAAAGCATGGGGGATATCTACATTAAAGCATGGAGGATATCTACATCAAAGCATGGGGAATATCTACATCAAAGCATGGAGGATATCTACATCAAAGCATGGGGGAATATTTACATCAAAGCATGGGGGAATATTTACATCAAAGCATGGGGGAATATTTACATCAAAGCATGGGGGGATATCTACATCAAAGCATGGGGGAATATTTACATCAAAGCATTGGGGATATCTACATCAAAGCATGAAGGATATCTACATCAAAGCATGGGGGATATCTACATCAAAGCATGGGGAATATCTACATCAAAGCATGGAGAATATCTACATCAAAGCATGGGGGATATCTACATCAAAGCATCAGGGATATCTACATCAAAGCATCAGGGATATCAACATTAAAGCATGGAGGATATCTACATCAAAGCATGGAGGATATCTACATCAAAGCATGGGGAATATCTACATCAAAGCATGCAGGATATCTTCATCAAAGCATGGGGGATATCTACATTAAAGCATGGGGGATATCTTCATCAAAGCATGGGGAATATCTACATCAAAGCATGGTGGATATCTACATCAAATCATGGAGGATATCTTTATCAAAGCATGGAGGATATATAATTCAAAGCATAGGGGGATATCTACATGAAAGCATAGGGGATATCTACATCAAATCATGGAGAATATCTATATCAAATCATGGAGGATATCTATATCAAAGCATGGAGGATATCTACATCAAAGCATAGGGGAATATCTACAACAAAGCAtgggggatatatatttcaaagCATGGAGGATATCTACATCAAAGCATGGAGGAATATCTACATTAAAGCATGGAGGATATCTACATCAAAGCATGGGGAATATCTACATCAAAGCATGGAGGATATCTACATCAAAGCATGGGGGAATATTTACATCAAAGCATGGGGGAATATTTACATCAAAATCAAAGCATGGGGGAATATTTACATCAAAGCATGGGGGGATATCTACATCAAAGCATGGGGGAATATTTACATCAAAGCATTGGGGATATCTACATCAAAGCATGAAGGATATCTACATCAAAGCATGGGGGATATCTACATCAAAGCATGGGGAATATCTACATCAAAGCATGGAGAATATCTACATCAAAGCATGGGGGATATCTACATCAAAGCATCAGGGATATCTAAATCAAAGCATCAGGGATATCAACATTAAAGCATGGAGGATATCTACATCAAAGCATGGGGAATATCTACATCAAAGCATGCAGGATATCTTCATCAAAGCATGGGGGATATCTACATTAAAGCATGGGGGATATCTTCATCAAAGCATGGGGAATATCTACATCAAAGCATGGTGGATATCTACATCAAATCATGGAGGATATCTTTATCAAAGCATGGAGGATATCTACATCAAAGCATAGGGGGGATATCTACATGAAAGCATAGGGGATATCTACATCAAATCATTGAGAATATCTATATCAAATCATGGAGGATATCTATATCAAAGCATGGAGGATATCTACATCAAAGCATAGGGGGATATCTACATGAAAGCATATGGGAATATCTACAACAAAGCATGGGGGATATCTATTTCAAAGCATGGAGGATATCTACAACAAAGCATTGGGGGATATCTATATCAAATCATggaggatatatatatatcaaagcaTTGAGGATATCTACAACAAAGCATAGGGGGATATCTATATCAAATCATGGaggatatatatatcaaagCATGGAGGATATCTATATCAAAGCATGGAGGATATCTACATCAAAGCATAGGGGGATATCTACATGAAAGCATATGGGAATATCTACAACAAAGCAtgggggatatatatttcaaagCATGGAGGATATCTACATCAAAGCATGGAGGAATATTTACATCAAAGCATGGGGGATATCTACATCAAAGCATGGGGGATATCTACATGAAAGCATAGGGGATATCTACATCAAATCATGGATGATATCTATATCAAATCATGGAGGATATCTATATCAAAGCATGGAGGATATCTACATCAAAGCATAGGGGGATATCTACATGAAAGCATATGGGAATTTCTACAACAAAGCATGGGGGATATCTATTTCAAAGCATGGAGGATATCTACAACAAAGCATTGGGGGATATCTATATCAAATCATggaggatatatatatatatcaaagcaGGGAGGATATCTACAACAAAGCATAGGGGGATAtccagggtttcccctgggtcaattatatttttcgccacctctttcgccaaaacaatatatttttcgccactttattatttttttcgccaaataacataactatatttttcgtttaaaatttacatttttttataccccccccccccccccccccccttccccctTTCTCTTAAATAAGATGATTTTGCCCATTGTGTCTATGATTATgctctcaaacttattttagagtttacatgttaataaataaacactaaaaatttacttcaaaacaacaatttttttttttattttaaagggaaaactattcattgtattttaaacaacttttctaattgATTGGAccactatacttttaataataaataagatatacgtcctggaatataacaaaattaatggacATGTTTTGATTATCTAATACCATTATAGTGCATAGGGAAAGTTTTTGTAAACGTAAAAAATACTGATGTTCCCTTTTGTactaagaatttttttttacaacaaaacaaaagcttttatcACATGAATTTGATCCCTCGTTTcatgtgtagtcattacattgaagggctACTCTCATTCGAGCCAACCATTTGGATatatttcttcataacgacagtattcttttcttgaccatcgtaaatgaaaaagttgagacGTAAAACTAGGCCTGAAACACGTGTGTCACCCAAACGGATTTAAAAACGTCTTTCTAATCAATTACCGATATTTAAGTCAAAGGATAAATAAGTTTTTCGTCACAACAAcagctttcttttctaaactatctAAGTTAAAAGCGGAGGAGACGTCAaaagtttgcttcaaacacgtgcgtcgcaaagtggtaaataaattctgtaagtgacatttagcagaagccatttaaccatatcatttaaatttttgtcaaacaattcaatcaacacctttattaatatagtcctttgttgtcaatagctataaaatgcaatcagctgattattgattttctgtccaaaccttaatgaggtcaaggtgaattccgagtattgtctgatcgggtaaagtccgagaaactcgaaaaaagtaaataaacaagatggaggaaaataaatcgttctatatatttctttcgcaaaattctttcgcaaatgacaaatttttattgccacaattattattttttcgcaaattggcgaccgccagcggaaaccctgggGATATCTATATCAAATCATGGAGGATATGTATATCAAAGCATGGAGGATATCTATATCAAAGCATGGAGGATATCTACATCAAAGCATAGGGGGATATCTACATGAAAGCATATGGGAATATTTACAACAAAGCAtgggggatatatatttcaaagCATGGAGGATATCTACATCAAAGCATAGGGGGATATCTACATCAAAGCATAGGGAGATATCTACATGAACGCATGGGGGGGATATCTACATGAAAGCATAGGGGATATCTACATCAAAGCATTGCGGATATCTATATTAAATCATGGAGGATATCTATATCAAAGCATAGGGGGATATCTACATCAAAGCATAGGGGATATCTACATCAAAGCATAGGGGGATATCTACATGAAAGCATATGGGAATATCTACAACAAATCATggaggatatatatatatatcacagcATGGAGGATATCTACATCAAAGCATAGGGGGATATCTACAGCAAAGCATTGGGGATATCTATATCAATTCatggggatatatatatatcaaagcaTAGGGGGATATCTACATCAAAGCATAGGGGGATATCTACATGAAAGCATATGGGAATATCTACAACAAAGCAtgggggatatatatttcaaagTATTGAGGATATCTACAACAAAGCATAGGGGGATATCTATATCAAATCATggaggatatatatatatcaaagcaTGGAGGATATCTACATCAAAGCATAGGGGGATATCTACATCAAAGCATGGGGGATATCTACATCAAAGCATGGATGATATCTACATCAAAGCATAGGGGGATATCTACATCAAATCATGGGGGATATCTACATCAAAGCATGGAGGATATCTACATCAAAGCATGGGGGATATCTACATCAAAGTATGGGGGATATCTACATCAAAGCATGGGGAATATCTATATCAAAGCATGGGGGATATCTATATCAAAGCATGGGGGATATCTATATCAAAGCATGGGGGATATCTATATCAAAGCATGGGAGATATCTAAATCAAAGCATGGGGGATATCTATATCAAAGCATAGAGGATATCTACATCAAAGCATGGAGGATATCTATATCAAAGCATGGAGGATATCTACATGAAAGCATAGGGGGATATCTACATGAAAGCATAGGGGGATATCTACATGAAAGCATTGGGGATATCTACAACAAAACTTTTCCCTTAAATGTCATTTAGCTAAATCTACTTAAAATAGTAGCCTTAAAGTAAGATGTTTTAATAACAGGTGGATGACGTCACAGTACCCAAATTACAttgagtacccaaattgcacctatttgacaaaaaaagcTATGGACTGCTTAAAAGTTTTCTGTGAGACTAAACACATGCTGACTTGGTActtttatgatttgatataattcacgtctttcaacatagccgattatatttaaatatacacataACCTTCACAGTCAATATCAACAGTTGAAGCATTTACTGGAAAAAGTAAATCTATGGAAACACTGTCATGCGACGttctcaaaaagtattttaaaaatgagcAAATTAAATATGTTACAAGCATCCATTTCTTATAAAATGGATAGTAAGCATGCACTAATGTCAAATTAGTtctaaaaatttgaagaaatagaacaaaacatcaaattctgttattcaattttaaatgatgtgaatttatttaacgcatcatgtgaatataacggaatttgatgagactgttattaaagtgagagggttagcttaattaaagtgagagggttagcgctatagaaccaggtttaatccaccattttctacatttgaaaatgcctgtaccaagtcaggaatatgacagttcttgtctattcgtttttgatgcgttttgttatttgattttgccatgtgattatggactttccgaattgattttcctctaagttcagtatttttgtgattttactttttaagcatggatgcaatttgggtactcctcattacggAATCCTGGATCGTATGGAGGTCAGTTCAAACCCATTTTTCTATTATTCAATGtggatttaaaattaaattggtgttaCAGTACTATATAGTAAACAAGGACACATCTACAAATAAACATAGAGCGAAAAATTTTGTCaggatcataaaaaaaatttaggtgaaaaaactgttaaaaaggtGCAATTTGGGTTCCTTCACGTTATATATCTTTGAAACATGTTGTAAATCTGAAGTAAAAGTGGACTTCATTTTTAAGCCTTCTATCAAAGCGATATAAGAATaaatggtatgagtgccaatgagtaAACTCTCTATTCAAGTCACAATTAGTAAAAAGTATAGtattatatgtcaaagtacCGCCctcaacactgagccttggctTGGATCAaaaagcaagctataagggGCCCCataatgactagtgtaaaacaat from Mytilus trossulus isolate FHL-02 chromosome 8, PNRI_Mtr1.1.1.hap1, whole genome shotgun sequence includes the following:
- the LOC134727872 gene encoding uncharacterized protein LOC134727872, which translates into the protein MGDIYIKAWGISTSKHVGIFTSKHGGYLHQSMGISTSKHGGIFTSKHGGYLHQSMGDIYIKAWGISTSKHVGIFTSKHRGYLHQSMGISTLKHGGIFTSKHGGYLHQSMGDIYIKAWRISTSKHGEYLHQSMEDIYIKAWGNIYIKAWGNIYIKAWGNIYIKAWGDIYIKAWGNIYIKALGISTSKHEGYLHQSMGDIYIKAWGISTSKHGEYLHQSMGDIYIKASGISTSKHQGYQH